Proteins encoded within one genomic window of Eurosta solidaginis isolate ZX-2024a chromosome 1, ASM4086904v1, whole genome shotgun sequence:
- the Brd8 gene encoding bromodomain-containing protein 8 isoform X2 gives MSTAVQLNRLPLDQWTTREQLCLASAVSCSGDQNWMLVSRTLKHVYGNDTPSRPADWFSQKNCALQYGYMLENVETPKRKKRTSESASRNASPATVETPTDLILRRLNDERIQELKAEIRREQEEFAQIYRELKALQAGMLNEEQMREMWGNIEKQQEQERVEEMKFENQMREREQQRLEMQRNWRSLAPATTTTNASSAAAGTTTVDMDVEDIMPTGTQNITTAAATQAQQQVQPATSPLLSSLLKTSPTYSNSTPPMLPTSTNTSNMQSTRSIAPTITTLLTSGYVPNTNQPALTLKAGVPPQKAAQLLSSPISGPPSRAFVPVKPNTPQNLLSPSQAAPTLSMLLEKNKGIAVVAAANEDNCNDGLTPSKVVEPSIQAQFDDMPKPTPSDTNNDETPFEHDEDISTPTKKDEPTVNIFNEIDSDDPDPNEEQQLLEVFKNIGNIDELDIDVSAVIDDEEVDFLKDMAADSPCEDGNINNFDKDGADVTKMLSVTDDFNRESIDKGNVNLAVNEDKPSLTAAQPSTSDDVNVSAASENKPRKVETISSDDSNDNIPLAAVATLEQKAVTDKVIFGENCNDVALGNDAIDDGGEIKHSPVNTKTCIPSFDVDDDDKEHDKLEKQLADLVGANDTDESKNLEDEGKVPEISESSDVILIPTDGDDSSGSKAKLRNEKTNVDLEAAKIKKDLEGDIGILELSKEDEIGHTQESTEVGRTNISQHEANSLSLPPTIAIADTDDDSSATDFSIAIRKDDKISTSTNSTIKYSAPQERKGLHELAGATPVRPPLLRKLRDRDRSESPLTECDAHTASYNNANISNIESNTSNQQRLRRRYSSTPNNNDISVPNSPSSSDRDRDDLETRQSKKCLLNILYALQYSKNANNLQRAFHDNNVKFNEICLRPSDMHTIRKQIETGSIRSVTELQRDIMLMCQNGLMLFKQNTNGFNAANAFMQECRDIREFVTNPPYSSSGTREQQQQNIATHHNVKDSNKDMSKSLNVSGIGTKSRSSSRKSQRIS, from the exons ATGTCAACTGCTGTTCAACTAAATCGTTTGCCCTTAGATCAGTGGACAACTAGGGAGCAATTGTGTCTGGCATCGGCAGTTTCATGTAGCGGAGACCAAAATTGGATGTTGGTAAGTCGTACCCTAAAACATGTGTACGGCAATGATACTCCATCACGTCCGGCCGATTGGTTTTCTCAAAAAAATTGTGCTTTACAATATGGTTACATGTTGGAAAATGTTGAGACGCCAAAGCGTAAAAAACGTACAAGTGAAAGTGCAAGTAGGAATGCATCGCCGGCTACTGTTGAGACGCCAACAGATTTAATTTTACGACGCCTCAACGATGAGCGCATACAAGAGCTGAAGGCAGAAATACGAAGGGAACAAGAAGAATTTGCACAAATTTATAGAGAGCTGAAAGCTTTACAGGCGGGTATGCTTAATGAAGAACAAATGCGTGAAATGTGGGGTAACATTGAAAAGCAACAAGAGCAGGAACGTGTTGAAGAAATGAAGTTCGAAAATCAAATGCGCGAAAGGGAACAACAACGACTAGAAATGCAACGTAATTGGCGTTCTCTAGCACCCGCAACCACAACGACAAACGCTTCAAGCGCTGCTGCTGGTACCACGACTGTAGATATGGATGTGGAAGATATAATGCCAACAGGTACACAAAATATAACAACTGCTGCTGCCACTCAGGCACAGCAGCAAGTGCAACCGGCAACATCACCATTACTCTCTTCGCTTCTTAAAACATCacccacatatagtaatagcacaCCGCCAATGCTGCCAACATCTACAAATACATCTAATATGCAATCTACCCGATCAATTGCTCCAACTATAACCACTTTGCTTACAAGTGGTTATGTGCCAAATACAAACCAACCTGCTTTAACTTTAAAAGCTGGAGTACCACCACAAAAGGCCGCACAGTTATTGTCAAGTCCAATTAGTGGACCACCTTCAAGGGCATTTGTACCTGTCAAACCAAATACACCACAAAATTTATTGAGTCCATCACAAGCCGCTCCAACACTTTCGATGTTATTGGAAAAGAATAAAGGAATTGCAGTTGTTGCAGCAGCGAATGAGGATAATTGTAATGATGGATTGACACCTTCCAAAGTTGTGGAGCCTTCTATACAAGCACAGTTCGATGATATGCCAAAACCAACACCATCTGACACAAATAATGATGAAACTCCATTTGAGCATGATGAAGACATTTCCACGCCAACAAAAAAGGACGAGCCTACTGTGAATATATTCAATGAAATTGATTCGGATGACCCCGATCCAAACGAAGAACAACAGTTGTTAGAAGTTTTTAAGAACATAGGGAACATTGACGAGCTTGATATAGATGTTTCCGCAGTTATAGACGATGAGGAAGTGGATTTTCTGAAGGATATGGCCGCTGATTCACCTTGCGAGGATGGAAATATCAATAATTTTGATAAAGATGGAGCAGATGTTACTAAAATGCTAAGTGTCACAGACGACTTTAATAGAGAATCAATTGATAAGGGGAATGTAAACTTAGCAGTGAATGAAGATAAACCCTCATTAACTGCTGCACAGCCATCTACGTCAGATGACGTGAATGTGAGCGCTGCCTCTGAAAATAAACCAAGAAAAGTAGAAACTATTTCTAGCGATGACTCAAATGATAATATACCACTGGCCGCTGTCGCGACACTTGAACAAAAAGCTGTAACCGATAAAGTAATTTTCGGAGAAAATTGCAATGATGTAGCGCTGGGGAACGATGCTATAGATGATGGTGGTGAAATCAAACATAGTCCAGTAAACACTAAAACATGCATACCTTCATTCGATGTCGACGATGATGATAAAGAACATGATAAATTAGAAAAACAGTTGGCTGATCTTGTAGGTGCAAATGATACAGACGAATCAAAAAACTTAGAAGACGAAGGAAAAGTGCCAGAGATAAGTGAAAGCTCTGACGTGATTCTAATTCCGACTGATGGTGACGACTCGAGCGGTAGTAAAGCAAAGTTGCGCAATGAGAAAACAAATGTTGATCTAGAAGCAGCTAAAATTAAAAAGGATTTAGAAGGAGATATTGGTATTTTAG aACTTTCGAAAGAAGACGAGATTGGGCACACCCAAGAATCAACCGAAGTGGGTAGAACTAACATCAGTCAACATGAAGCCAACAGTTTATCGCTACCACCAACAATAGCAATCGCTGATACAGATGATGATTCCTCAGCTACAGATTTTAGTATTGCTATACGAAAGGATGATAAAATCTCAACATCCACAAACTCAACAATTAAATATAGTGCACCACAAGAACGTAAAGGCTTGCATGAATTAG CCGGTGCTACACCAGTACGTCCACCACTACTACGTAAATTACGTGATCGTGATCGCTCTGAAAGTCCTTTGACAGAATGCGATGCACATACGGCATCATATAATAATGCAAATATATCGAACATCGAGAGCAATACCAGTAACCAACAACGTCTACGGCGTCGATACTCATCAACGCCTAACAACAATGATATCAGTGTTCCAAATTCACCCTCTTCAAGTGATCGTGATCGAGATGATTTGGAAACACGTCAATCCAAAAAATGtctattaaatattttgtatgcTTTGCAATATAGCAAAAATGCTAACAACTTGCAACGCGCATTTCATGATAACAATgttaaatttaatgaaatttgtttaCGACCAAGTGATATGCATACAATACGAAAACAAATTGAAACTGGATCTATACGTAGTGTTACTGAATTGCAACGCGATATTATGTTAATGTGTCAGAATGGTTTAATGTTATTTAAACAAAATACCAACGGCTTTAATGCTGCAAATGCATTCATGCAAGAATGTCGAGATATACGAGAATTTGTCACAAATCCTCCATACAGCAGTAGTGGTACtagagaacaacaacaacagaacatTGCCACACACCACAACGTCAAAGACAGTAACAAGGATATGAGCAAATCACTCAATGTGAGTGGTATAGGTACGAAATCACGCAGTTCATCGCGAAAAAGTCAACGCATCTCttaa
- the Brd8 gene encoding bromodomain-containing protein 8 isoform X1 produces the protein MSTAVQLNRLPLDQWTTREQLCLASAVSCSGDQNWMLVSRTLKHVYGNDTPSRPADWFSQKNCALQYGYMLENVETPKRKKRTSESASRNASPATVETPTDLILRRLNDERIQELKAEIRREQEEFAQIYRELKALQAGMLNEEQMREMWGNIEKQQEQERVEEMKFENQMREREQQRLEMQRNWRSLAPATTTTNASSAAAGTTTVDMDVEDIMPTGTQNITTAAATQAQQQVQPATSPLLSSLLKTSPTYSNSTPPMLPTSTNTSNMQSTRSIAPTITTLLTSGYVPNTNQPALTLKAGVPPQKAAQLLSSPISGPPSRAFVPVKPNTPQNLLSPSQAAPTLSMLLEKNKGIAVVAAANEDNCNDGLTPSKVVEPSIQAQFDDMPKPTPSDTNNDETPFEHDEDISTPTKKDEPTVNIFNEIDSDDPDPNEEQQLLEVFKNIGNIDELDIDVSAVIDDEEVDFLKDMAADSPCEDGNINNFDKDGADVTKMLSVTDDFNRESIDKGNVNLAVNEDKPSLTAAQPSTSDDVNVSAASENKPRKVETISSDDSNDNIPLAAVATLEQKAVTDKVIFGENCNDVALGNDAIDDGGEIKHSPVNTKTCIPSFDVDDDDKEHDKLEKQLADLVGANDTDESKNLEDEGKVPEISESSDVILIPTDGDDSSGSKAKLRNEKTNVDLEAAKIKKDLEGDIGILELSKEDEIGHTQESTEVGRTNISQHEANSLSLPPTIAIADTDDDSSATDFSIAIRKDDKISTSTNSTIKYSAPQERKGLHELGTQQQDTQNKTDDDSTTLFSPSSSSSIAGATPVRPPLLRKLRDRDRSESPLTECDAHTASYNNANISNIESNTSNQQRLRRRYSSTPNNNDISVPNSPSSSDRDRDDLETRQSKKCLLNILYALQYSKNANNLQRAFHDNNVKFNEICLRPSDMHTIRKQIETGSIRSVTELQRDIMLMCQNGLMLFKQNTNGFNAANAFMQECRDIREFVTNPPYSSSGTREQQQQNIATHHNVKDSNKDMSKSLNVSGIGTKSRSSSRKSQRIS, from the exons ATGTCAACTGCTGTTCAACTAAATCGTTTGCCCTTAGATCAGTGGACAACTAGGGAGCAATTGTGTCTGGCATCGGCAGTTTCATGTAGCGGAGACCAAAATTGGATGTTGGTAAGTCGTACCCTAAAACATGTGTACGGCAATGATACTCCATCACGTCCGGCCGATTGGTTTTCTCAAAAAAATTGTGCTTTACAATATGGTTACATGTTGGAAAATGTTGAGACGCCAAAGCGTAAAAAACGTACAAGTGAAAGTGCAAGTAGGAATGCATCGCCGGCTACTGTTGAGACGCCAACAGATTTAATTTTACGACGCCTCAACGATGAGCGCATACAAGAGCTGAAGGCAGAAATACGAAGGGAACAAGAAGAATTTGCACAAATTTATAGAGAGCTGAAAGCTTTACAGGCGGGTATGCTTAATGAAGAACAAATGCGTGAAATGTGGGGTAACATTGAAAAGCAACAAGAGCAGGAACGTGTTGAAGAAATGAAGTTCGAAAATCAAATGCGCGAAAGGGAACAACAACGACTAGAAATGCAACGTAATTGGCGTTCTCTAGCACCCGCAACCACAACGACAAACGCTTCAAGCGCTGCTGCTGGTACCACGACTGTAGATATGGATGTGGAAGATATAATGCCAACAGGTACACAAAATATAACAACTGCTGCTGCCACTCAGGCACAGCAGCAAGTGCAACCGGCAACATCACCATTACTCTCTTCGCTTCTTAAAACATCacccacatatagtaatagcacaCCGCCAATGCTGCCAACATCTACAAATACATCTAATATGCAATCTACCCGATCAATTGCTCCAACTATAACCACTTTGCTTACAAGTGGTTATGTGCCAAATACAAACCAACCTGCTTTAACTTTAAAAGCTGGAGTACCACCACAAAAGGCCGCACAGTTATTGTCAAGTCCAATTAGTGGACCACCTTCAAGGGCATTTGTACCTGTCAAACCAAATACACCACAAAATTTATTGAGTCCATCACAAGCCGCTCCAACACTTTCGATGTTATTGGAAAAGAATAAAGGAATTGCAGTTGTTGCAGCAGCGAATGAGGATAATTGTAATGATGGATTGACACCTTCCAAAGTTGTGGAGCCTTCTATACAAGCACAGTTCGATGATATGCCAAAACCAACACCATCTGACACAAATAATGATGAAACTCCATTTGAGCATGATGAAGACATTTCCACGCCAACAAAAAAGGACGAGCCTACTGTGAATATATTCAATGAAATTGATTCGGATGACCCCGATCCAAACGAAGAACAACAGTTGTTAGAAGTTTTTAAGAACATAGGGAACATTGACGAGCTTGATATAGATGTTTCCGCAGTTATAGACGATGAGGAAGTGGATTTTCTGAAGGATATGGCCGCTGATTCACCTTGCGAGGATGGAAATATCAATAATTTTGATAAAGATGGAGCAGATGTTACTAAAATGCTAAGTGTCACAGACGACTTTAATAGAGAATCAATTGATAAGGGGAATGTAAACTTAGCAGTGAATGAAGATAAACCCTCATTAACTGCTGCACAGCCATCTACGTCAGATGACGTGAATGTGAGCGCTGCCTCTGAAAATAAACCAAGAAAAGTAGAAACTATTTCTAGCGATGACTCAAATGATAATATACCACTGGCCGCTGTCGCGACACTTGAACAAAAAGCTGTAACCGATAAAGTAATTTTCGGAGAAAATTGCAATGATGTAGCGCTGGGGAACGATGCTATAGATGATGGTGGTGAAATCAAACATAGTCCAGTAAACACTAAAACATGCATACCTTCATTCGATGTCGACGATGATGATAAAGAACATGATAAATTAGAAAAACAGTTGGCTGATCTTGTAGGTGCAAATGATACAGACGAATCAAAAAACTTAGAAGACGAAGGAAAAGTGCCAGAGATAAGTGAAAGCTCTGACGTGATTCTAATTCCGACTGATGGTGACGACTCGAGCGGTAGTAAAGCAAAGTTGCGCAATGAGAAAACAAATGTTGATCTAGAAGCAGCTAAAATTAAAAAGGATTTAGAAGGAGATATTGGTATTTTAG aACTTTCGAAAGAAGACGAGATTGGGCACACCCAAGAATCAACCGAAGTGGGTAGAACTAACATCAGTCAACATGAAGCCAACAGTTTATCGCTACCACCAACAATAGCAATCGCTGATACAGATGATGATTCCTCAGCTACAGATTTTAGTATTGCTATACGAAAGGATGATAAAATCTCAACATCCACAAACTCAACAATTAAATATAGTGCACCACAAGAACGTAAAGGCTTGCATGAATTAGGTACACAGCAGCAGGATACACAAAATAAAACAGATGATGATTCTACAACTCTTTTCTCCCCATCTTCATCATCATCTATAGCCGGTGCTACACCAGTACGTCCACCACTACTACGTAAATTACGTGATCGTGATCGCTCTGAAAGTCCTTTGACAGAATGCGATGCACATACGGCATCATATAATAATGCAAATATATCGAACATCGAGAGCAATACCAGTAACCAACAACGTCTACGGCGTCGATACTCATCAACGCCTAACAACAATGATATCAGTGTTCCAAATTCACCCTCTTCAAGTGATCGTGATCGAGATGATTTGGAAACACGTCAATCCAAAAAATGtctattaaatattttgtatgcTTTGCAATATAGCAAAAATGCTAACAACTTGCAACGCGCATTTCATGATAACAATgttaaatttaatgaaatttgtttaCGACCAAGTGATATGCATACAATACGAAAACAAATTGAAACTGGATCTATACGTAGTGTTACTGAATTGCAACGCGATATTATGTTAATGTGTCAGAATGGTTTAATGTTATTTAAACAAAATACCAACGGCTTTAATGCTGCAAATGCATTCATGCAAGAATGTCGAGATATACGAGAATTTGTCACAAATCCTCCATACAGCAGTAGTGGTACtagagaacaacaacaacagaacatTGCCACACACCACAACGTCAAAGACAGTAACAAGGATATGAGCAAATCACTCAATGTGAGTGGTATAGGTACGAAATCACGCAGTTCATCGCGAAAAAGTCAACGCATCTCttaa